One window from the genome of Cyclobacterium amurskyense encodes:
- a CDS encoding dicarboxylate/amino acid:cation symporter: MKRIFSNLLFKVFLAIVLGIVFGQYLPESINRIFTTFNAFFGQFLNFAIPLIIMGLIMPAIADLGKGAGKLLLMTAAIAYGSTLFSGFMTYLTTSGIFPMLLESHVNGAAPIAEEGPQLTPYFSISIPPILDVMSALVLAFVVGIGLSTQEESNLKWMVRDFQKIIMQLIENVIIPLLPLFILGIFAKMSYSGQVFSILSVFISIIGVIFALHVLLLLFQYIIAGLVSKKNPIKLLITMMPAYFTALGTQSSAATIPVTLEQALKNGVSEKIAGFVIPLCATIHLSGSIMKITACAMALMILYGMPFGFTLFAGFIFVLGIAMIAAPGVPGGAIMAAVGILQSMLGFNEEMIGIMIALYIAMDSFGTACNVTGDGAIAIVMDKVTKEKLAA, translated from the coding sequence ATGAAGCGCATATTTTCAAACTTACTCTTTAAAGTTTTTCTTGCCATAGTATTGGGTATTGTTTTCGGACAGTATTTACCTGAGTCTATAAATAGAATTTTCACCACCTTTAATGCATTTTTCGGACAGTTTCTAAATTTCGCTATACCCTTAATTATTATGGGATTAATAATGCCTGCAATAGCTGATTTAGGAAAAGGTGCAGGAAAATTATTGTTAATGACTGCTGCCATTGCATATGGTTCCACCTTGTTCTCAGGTTTTATGACCTATCTTACTACTTCCGGGATATTCCCCATGCTCTTGGAATCGCATGTCAATGGAGCTGCTCCAATTGCTGAAGAGGGACCTCAATTAACACCTTACTTTAGTATTAGCATTCCTCCCATACTCGACGTCATGTCAGCCCTTGTTTTAGCCTTTGTAGTTGGAATAGGTCTTTCTACTCAGGAAGAATCAAACCTAAAATGGATGGTGAGAGACTTTCAAAAAATCATCATGCAATTGATTGAAAATGTAATCATCCCACTCTTGCCGCTTTTCATTTTGGGTATTTTTGCAAAAATGTCCTATAGCGGACAAGTCTTTTCAATACTTTCCGTATTCATTAGCATTATTGGGGTAATTTTTGCCTTGCACGTTCTACTATTGCTATTTCAATACATCATAGCAGGATTGGTTTCAAAGAAAAATCCTATTAAGTTACTGATCACAATGATGCCTGCCTATTTCACCGCATTGGGGACACAATCTTCTGCGGCTACCATCCCGGTAACCTTAGAACAAGCACTTAAAAATGGTGTTTCTGAGAAAATTGCGGGCTTTGTTATCCCCCTATGTGCCACCATTCACCTATCCGGCAGCATTATGAAAATTACTGCTTGCGCCATGGCATTGATGATTTTATATGGAATGCCCTTTGGTTTCACACTCTTTGCCGGATTTATTTTTGTTTTGGGCATTGCCATGATCGCCGCACCGGGAGTGCCTGGAGGAGCCATTATGGCCGCTGTTGGTATCCTTCAATCCATGTTAGGGTTTAACGAAGAAATGATTGGCATTATGATCGCTTTGTACATTGCCATGGATAGTTTTGGCACCGCCTGCAATGTGACCGGAGACGGGGCAATAGCTATAGTGATGGATAAGGTAACCAAAGAAAAGTTGGCCGCTTAA
- the katG gene encoding catalase/peroxidase HPI yields the protein MENNKNPKSSQEESKCPHHEKQDEGVTIAEGNDNTSANGSSAGKCPVMHGGNTSVNASVMSWWPNALNLDILHQHDSKTNPLGQDFDYQNELKKLDVEALKKDMHALMTDSQEWWPADWGHYGGLFIRMSWHSAGSYRISDGRGGGGAGNLRFAPLNSWPDNVSLDKARRLLWPIKKKYGNKVSWADLIILAGTIAYESMGLKTYGFSFGREDIWHPEKDTYWGAEKEWLAPSDERYDNVENPSTMENPLAAVQMGLIYVNPEGVNGKQDPLKTAAHIRETFARMAMNDEETAALTAGGHTVGKTHGNGDASILGPAPEAADVEEQGMGWHNPTKSGKGRYAVTSGLEGAWTTHPTKFDNGFFEMLFNHEWEPRQSPAGAWQWEPVSIKEEDKPVDVEDPSIRLNPMMTDADMAMKVDPIYREICLKFMNDHEYFSETFARAWFKLTHRDMGPKVRYFGPDVPEEDLIWQDPVPAGKADYDVAAVKDKIAESGLSIAEMVVTAWDSARTYRDSDKRGGANGARIRLAPQKDWEGNEPERLAHVLSVLEPIAAEFGISIADTIVLAGNLGVEQASKAAGFDITVPFSPGRGDATDEMTDADSFAPLEPLADGYRNYSKKDYVVSSEELMLDRTQLMGLTAPEMTVLVGGMRMLGTNYGNTKHGVFTDNVGALTNDFFVNLTDMGNTWKPKEQGLYDICDRNTGEVKWTATRMDLVFGSNSILRSYTEVYAQDDSKDKFVNDFVKAWTKVMDADRFDLK from the coding sequence ATGGAGAATAATAAAAACCCGAAATCATCACAGGAAGAAAGCAAATGCCCGCACCATGAAAAACAGGATGAAGGCGTAACCATTGCTGAAGGCAACGACAATACCTCTGCCAATGGTAGTTCGGCCGGTAAATGCCCTGTGATGCATGGCGGAAATACTTCAGTCAACGCCTCAGTTATGAGTTGGTGGCCAAATGCCCTCAATCTCGATATTCTGCATCAACACGACAGCAAAACAAATCCTTTGGGACAGGATTTTGATTACCAAAATGAGTTAAAAAAGCTAGATGTAGAGGCATTAAAAAAAGACATGCATGCGCTTATGACTGATAGTCAGGAATGGTGGCCGGCAGATTGGGGACATTACGGTGGCTTATTTATTCGTATGTCTTGGCATTCAGCCGGATCCTATAGAATTTCTGACGGGCGTGGTGGCGGTGGTGCAGGAAACCTTCGTTTCGCACCCTTAAATTCTTGGCCCGATAACGTTAGCTTGGACAAAGCCAGAAGATTGCTTTGGCCCATTAAGAAAAAATATGGCAATAAAGTCAGTTGGGCGGATTTAATTATACTGGCAGGAACCATTGCCTATGAGAGCATGGGGTTAAAAACCTATGGTTTCTCCTTTGGAAGGGAAGATATTTGGCATCCTGAAAAAGATACTTATTGGGGAGCTGAAAAAGAATGGTTGGCACCAAGTGATGAACGTTATGATAATGTAGAGAATCCTTCTACCATGGAGAATCCTTTAGCAGCCGTACAAATGGGGTTAATTTATGTGAATCCAGAAGGCGTCAATGGAAAACAGGACCCCTTAAAAACAGCCGCACATATCCGTGAAACCTTTGCCCGGATGGCCATGAATGATGAAGAAACGGCTGCTTTAACAGCAGGCGGGCACACGGTAGGGAAAACACATGGCAATGGGGATGCTAGTATTTTAGGGCCTGCCCCTGAAGCTGCTGATGTAGAAGAACAAGGTATGGGTTGGCACAATCCAACTAAATCTGGAAAAGGCCGCTATGCGGTAACAAGTGGGCTAGAAGGTGCATGGACAACCCACCCTACCAAATTTGACAATGGTTTTTTTGAAATGCTGTTCAACCATGAATGGGAGCCTCGTCAAAGTCCTGCAGGAGCTTGGCAGTGGGAACCGGTTAGCATAAAAGAGGAGGACAAACCTGTAGATGTTGAGGATCCTAGTATCCGTCTAAATCCAATGATGACGGATGCTGATATGGCGATGAAGGTGGACCCTATCTACAGAGAGATCTGCTTGAAATTTATGAATGATCATGAATATTTTTCAGAAACCTTTGCTCGTGCTTGGTTCAAATTAACTCACAGGGATATGGGACCAAAAGTTAGGTATTTTGGCCCTGATGTGCCGGAGGAAGATTTGATATGGCAAGACCCTGTTCCTGCCGGAAAAGCGGATTATGATGTGGCAGCTGTAAAGGATAAAATTGCCGAATCCGGCTTGTCAATTGCAGAGATGGTGGTTACCGCATGGGACAGTGCACGAACCTATCGGGATTCTGATAAGCGTGGTGGAGCCAATGGGGCCAGAATTCGTTTAGCCCCTCAAAAAGACTGGGAAGGCAATGAACCTGAGCGTTTGGCCCATGTATTGTCTGTACTCGAGCCTATCGCTGCTGAATTTGGTATCAGTATTGCCGATACCATTGTATTGGCAGGTAATCTAGGTGTAGAGCAAGCCAGCAAAGCGGCAGGTTTTGATATTACTGTTCCTTTTTCACCCGGTAGGGGAGATGCTACCGATGAAATGACAGACGCAGATTCATTTGCTCCTCTGGAGCCATTGGCGGATGGGTATCGCAACTACAGCAAAAAAGACTACGTCGTAAGTTCTGAAGAATTGATGCTCGATCGAACACAGCTAATGGGGCTAACTGCACCGGAAATGACGGTGCTTGTTGGTGGTATGCGTATGTTGGGTACCAATTATGGCAATACCAAGCATGGTGTCTTTACCGATAATGTCGGAGCTTTAACAAACGATTTCTTTGTTAATCTGACAGATATGGGGAACACATGGAAACCGAAGGAGCAGGGGCTTTATGATATTTGCGACCGAAATACGGGTGAAGTAAAATGGACCGCTACGCGTATGGATCTGGTTTTTGGTTCCAATTCTATTTTACGTTCGTATACCGAAGTTTATGCTCAGGACGACAGTAAAGATAAGTTTGTAAATGACTTTGTGAAGGCGTGGACAAAGGTAATGGATGCTGATCGGTTTGATTTGAAATAA